In Triticum urartu cultivar G1812 chromosome 6, Tu2.1, whole genome shotgun sequence, the following proteins share a genomic window:
- the LOC125512499 gene encoding keratin-associated protein 10-11-like, which yields MASTAALQTAAVCTLLLFAGQLLPTATPAPPDSCAPGDAKCLACYNKCVEPCRRDPTQCRATLLCGPKCAQQTSSPPPPPSRESGTCAPANAKCLACVKKCGDRCRRDPTQCRMTMYCEPGCAIQTASHPPAKDICGPTKARCLSCVNKCRETCQGDPISCGGLQDCETGCTHQKQ from the coding sequence ATGGCCTCCACCGCGGCGCTCCAGACGGCGGCCGTCTGCACGCTGCTCCTGTTCGCCGGCCAGCTGCTCCCCACGGCCACGCCGGCGCCGCCGGACAGCTGCGCCCCAGGCGACGCAAAGTGCCTGGCCTGCTACAACAAGTGCGTGGAGCCCTGCCGGCGGGACCCGACCCAGTGCCGCGCAACCCTCCTCTGCGGGCCGAAATGCGCGCAGCAGACGTCGagccccccgccgccgccgtcgcggGAGAGTGGCACTTGTGCCCCAGCCAACGCAAAGTGCCTGGCCTGCGTGAAGAAGTGCGGGGACAGATGCCGGAGGGACCCGACGCAGTGCCGTATGACCATGTACTGCGAGCCGGGGTGCGCGATACAGACGGCGAGCCACCCGCCGGCGAAGGACATTTGCGGCCCGACCAAGGCGAGGTGCCTGTCCTGCGTTAACAAGTGCAGGGAAACATGCCAGGGGGACCCGATAAGTTGTGGCGGGCTCCAAGACTGCGAGACGGGATGCACGCACCAGAAGCAGTAG